The Cellulomonas sp. P24 genome contains a region encoding:
- a CDS encoding DUF429 domain-containing protein, with protein MSEASHPSVIQKRGRVAGRVLGVDACKGGWVGIALGEQDPQAYAAADIEALVRQVEEHGPLAVVAVDIPIGLPDSGRRRADELAKAEVGARRSSVFMTPVRRALGAPDHRAAVAINRELAGEGFSIQAFGLKVKVFEVERFAGRDSHVLIEVHPEVSFAHMAGQPLTSRKLTWAGAEQRRELLRACGVALSGDLGLAGWNAGVDDVLDAGAAAWSARRFTAGQAISLPDPPERFSDGWPAAIWV; from the coding sequence ATGAGCGAGGCGTCGCACCCGAGTGTCATACAGAAACGGGGGCGGGTTGCCGGGCGTGTCCTGGGGGTCGACGCCTGCAAGGGCGGGTGGGTCGGCATTGCGCTCGGCGAACAAGACCCGCAGGCGTACGCCGCCGCGGACATCGAGGCCCTCGTCCGACAGGTCGAAGAGCACGGCCCGCTTGCGGTAGTGGCGGTCGACATCCCCATCGGGCTGCCTGACTCCGGGCGGCGCCGGGCCGACGAGCTCGCCAAGGCGGAGGTCGGTGCCCGGCGGTCGTCGGTCTTCATGACTCCCGTACGGCGCGCCCTGGGGGCGCCCGACCATCGCGCCGCCGTCGCCATCAACCGCGAACTGGCCGGCGAAGGCTTCTCGATTCAGGCTTTCGGCCTGAAGGTCAAGGTCTTCGAAGTAGAGCGCTTCGCCGGACGAGACTCACATGTGCTCATCGAGGTCCACCCCGAGGTGTCCTTCGCGCACATGGCAGGCCAGCCGCTGACCAGTCGGAAGTTGACCTGGGCAGGGGCGGAGCAACGCCGGGAGCTGCTGCGTGCGTGCGGGGTAGCCCTGTCGGGGGACCTGGGCTTGGCAGGCTGGAACGCCGGGGTGGACGACGTGCTCGACGCAGGCGCCGCGGCGTGGTCTGCCCGCAGATTCACGGCTGGACAGGCCATCTCGCTGCCTGACCCGCCGGAGCGCTTCAGCGACGGGTGGCCCGCCGCGATCTGGGTGTGA
- a CDS encoding dynamin family protein, whose protein sequence is MTVQPGPAAERDTTEAPVVTPSLLDAVQDLRRDVEATAFPLEITGVTRARASQRRLLDQLQDHLLPRLRELSAPAIVVVAGSTGAGKSTLVNSLLGAEVSQAGVLRPTTRRPVLVHHPDDADLLADHPVLTAVEVVTHERVPRGIALLDAPDLDSVLESNREAAHRLLEAADLWLFVTTAARYGDALPWQVLEGAMERGASIAMVLNRAPADSLPTVRGDLLDRLRSHDMQAVPLFVVPDAGPHEGLLDSAGVAPITRWLTMLAGTDRARAVIARTLRGSLSALRPWVDELAEAVQDQADAAQAIREVLAVAVEAPARTAEENVRGGSVGDGAARARWSELAAAGGPLAAVVRPSGRLRGTRRTGLARQEALSVLADDLQRSAEATLLGGAIHAHTVLVGALTAPDGPAGGPTVAGAAPLEQTAQERRTSAVEAAADWVRTADQAVHALVTSSDRHVSARASRAARALGEHGLAVVALAAAAGVTRADELLLAALPASGSELRTHLRENLAARAAALARHEEVAILSGLLDGADLAPDAASVLRLRLAVLKGLS, encoded by the coding sequence GTGACTGTGCAGCCCGGTCCCGCCGCGGAGCGGGACACCACCGAGGCTCCTGTCGTGACCCCATCGCTCCTCGACGCCGTCCAGGACCTCCGGCGCGATGTCGAGGCCACCGCGTTCCCGCTCGAGATCACGGGTGTCACTCGGGCCCGCGCCTCGCAGCGCCGCCTGCTGGACCAGCTCCAGGACCACCTCCTCCCCCGCCTGCGTGAGCTCTCGGCGCCGGCGATCGTCGTCGTGGCGGGGTCCACGGGCGCCGGGAAGTCGACGCTCGTCAACTCGCTGCTCGGGGCCGAGGTCAGCCAGGCGGGGGTCCTGCGTCCGACGACCCGCCGGCCCGTGCTGGTGCACCACCCGGACGACGCCGACCTCCTCGCCGATCACCCGGTCCTGACAGCCGTGGAGGTGGTCACGCACGAGCGCGTGCCGCGCGGTATCGCCCTGCTCGACGCCCCCGACCTCGACTCGGTGCTGGAGAGCAACCGGGAGGCCGCGCACCGGCTCCTCGAGGCCGCCGACCTGTGGTTGTTCGTCACGACGGCCGCGCGGTACGGCGACGCACTTCCGTGGCAGGTGCTCGAGGGTGCGATGGAGCGTGGTGCCTCGATCGCGATGGTGCTCAACCGCGCCCCGGCCGACTCCCTGCCGACCGTCCGCGGCGACCTCCTCGACCGGCTGCGCAGCCACGACATGCAGGCCGTGCCGTTGTTCGTCGTCCCGGATGCCGGCCCTCACGAGGGTCTGCTCGACAGCGCCGGCGTGGCGCCGATCACCCGCTGGTTGACGATGCTGGCGGGCACCGATCGTGCCCGTGCGGTGATCGCGCGCACCCTGCGGGGGTCGCTCTCCGCGCTGCGGCCGTGGGTCGACGAGCTCGCCGAGGCGGTGCAGGACCAGGCGGACGCCGCTCAGGCGATTCGCGAGGTCCTTGCCGTCGCGGTCGAGGCCCCCGCACGGACCGCCGAGGAGAACGTCCGCGGCGGGTCGGTGGGCGACGGTGCCGCGCGGGCCCGGTGGTCGGAGCTCGCAGCGGCCGGCGGCCCGCTCGCCGCGGTGGTGCGCCCGTCCGGGCGCTTGCGCGGAACACGGCGCACCGGGCTCGCCCGGCAGGAGGCGCTGTCCGTCCTCGCCGATGACCTGCAACGTTCGGCGGAAGCCACCCTTCTCGGCGGTGCGATCCACGCCCACACCGTGCTGGTCGGAGCGCTCACGGCTCCGGACGGCCCGGCCGGCGGACCGACCGTCGCAGGTGCGGCACCGCTCGAGCAGACCGCTCAGGAGCGACGGACCTCGGCGGTCGAGGCCGCTGCCGACTGGGTCCGGACGGCCGACCAGGCGGTGCATGCGCTGGTGACCTCGAGCGATCGCCACGTGTCCGCCCGCGCGTCGCGCGCGGCCCGGGCGCTCGGCGAGCACGGCCTGGCAGTCGTCGCTCTTGCCGCGGCCGCCGGCGTCACCCGTGCCGACGAGCTCCTCCTGGCGGCGCTCCCGGCCTCCGGCAGCGAGCTGAGGACCCACCTGCGCGAGAACCTCGCGGCGCGCGCCGCAGCGCTGGCCCGGCACGAGGAGGTCGCGATCCTGAGCGGTCTGCTCGACGGAGCCGACCTCGCCCCGGACGCGGCATCGGTCCTCCGCCTGCGCCTCGCGGTGCTCAAGGGGCTCTCATGA
- a CDS encoding single-stranded DNA-binding protein, whose protein sequence is MSSNGLTLTLTGWVGTEPKHFPGSTPFTSFRMASTRRFFDVRQNAWVDGKTLWFTIKVWREAALNVAESLRKSDPVVVTGRLGTEEWDSPDGPRSTLVLEATSIGPDLTYGQARFMRTVHRPLTDAPDAEDPGDEPGAREDLDALDQLSELFETDADAQADAPGASDAGDLVGSGTERG, encoded by the coding sequence ATGAGCAGCAACGGACTGACACTGACTTTGACCGGCTGGGTGGGCACCGAGCCCAAGCACTTCCCCGGCTCCACGCCGTTCACCAGCTTCCGGATGGCGAGCACGCGGCGGTTCTTCGACGTCCGTCAGAATGCGTGGGTCGACGGCAAGACGCTCTGGTTCACGATCAAGGTCTGGCGCGAGGCCGCCCTCAACGTCGCGGAGTCCCTGCGGAAGTCCGACCCGGTTGTGGTCACCGGTCGGCTGGGGACGGAGGAGTGGGACAGCCCCGACGGGCCGCGCAGCACGCTCGTGCTCGAGGCCACCTCGATCGGACCGGACCTCACCTACGGCCAGGCCAGGTTCATGCGGACGGTCCACCGGCCCCTGACCGACGCCCCCGACGCGGAGGACCCCGGCGACGAGCCCGGCGCCCGCGAGGACCTCGACGCGCTCGATCAGCTGAGCGAGCTGTTCGAGACCGACGCCGACGCGCAGGCCGACGCACCCGGAGCGAGCGACGCCGGCGATCTGGTCGGCTCGGGCACGGAGCGCGGGTGA
- a CDS encoding AAA domain-containing protein — MSPAVAAANSPWTSLVRYHLLAVQRAGVAEPPGVGDGELWRPLRLAREDVITGRADEVPLDGRLRSLYASLAPGEAVFYGWPLVIATDRSGRRRVGPLVMTELDIPLEGGPATVMPRDDEPYLNPGLLSEGFFPADALAAVDGCVQAGLPFGDAPAMQGLVEQVAATLGFEATVLDPDHLMPPDLSRVGVQNTAVVFRGTSNLATRALVAELTTLLDRNDWRGTAARWLLEPHAGTRPAAAPMALAPAVGAAQGGPVLDLVGGLPPVAVDGLALNDSQERALIAASRDAVTVVTGPPGTGKSQLVAAVVANQWVSGRSVLVASTNNGAVDVAARRCASLDEALLIRTGNRDQRDALPAVLEALAARGAQPGPSRAVIRRQLEAGASAREAVHGRLAQRTAVEAQLAQLVLDVEALRTVIWGSPHPGPAHDRRTEIARRAVKAAGSRWGRGREERRLLTLAAPSVPGVSVGDVAAWASAEVRADELRALLGDWGPADPVRDRTELAAADAAWAAAGTSAVRDTVQEHLHTGKAALQQVARLRAAAQAARTAAVVRALPHVPGWACTTLSVRQSFPLTAGLFDLLVIDEASQCSIADVLPLAYRAKRILVVGDPNQLTPVVTLTKSALEQIATGAGTTHAQMHQRALSVGQDSAYTAFAATCPTPPQLLEEHYRCHPQIAQFFNEQFYAGALRILTDVSTQTGNVRGLSLVEVPGRTRRGENGGAQNLEEADAVVAWVLAHLDEPGTLGVVTPFAAQAALITTRLRTALGASAWDAKDVTVGTAHRFQGDERDVMLFSTVLAADANPGTARWVEEQRNLVNVAVSRARRALVVFADTTSLAQTPVPTLHALVAMASGTADQATAAQDALIEVAALHSDAERRLFAALARRGHTPELKVVVEGYELDFALDTPTGPLDIEVDGVHHTDTRGRQRRQDLARDQILESIGWRVLRIPAWQCLAEPDRVATDVERTIGTRPVASQGRHAG; from the coding sequence GTGAGCCCGGCTGTTGCGGCAGCGAACTCCCCGTGGACGTCCTTGGTCCGCTACCACCTGCTCGCGGTGCAGCGCGCCGGGGTGGCCGAGCCGCCGGGCGTGGGAGACGGGGAGCTGTGGCGCCCGCTGCGCCTCGCCCGTGAGGACGTGATCACCGGCAGGGCCGACGAGGTCCCGCTGGATGGCCGCCTGCGGTCCCTGTACGCGAGCCTCGCCCCGGGTGAGGCCGTGTTCTACGGGTGGCCGCTGGTGATCGCGACCGACCGGTCCGGGCGACGACGGGTGGGCCCGTTGGTGATGACAGAGCTGGACATCCCCCTGGAGGGTGGGCCGGCGACGGTCATGCCCCGCGATGATGAGCCCTACCTGAACCCGGGCCTGCTCAGCGAGGGGTTCTTCCCTGCTGACGCGCTGGCCGCGGTGGACGGGTGCGTGCAGGCAGGGTTGCCGTTCGGGGACGCGCCGGCGATGCAGGGGCTCGTCGAGCAGGTCGCGGCAACGTTGGGCTTCGAGGCGACCGTCCTGGACCCCGACCACCTGATGCCCCCCGACCTGAGCCGCGTGGGTGTGCAAAACACGGCGGTCGTGTTCCGGGGAACGTCGAATCTGGCCACCAGGGCCCTGGTGGCCGAGCTGACCACCTTGCTGGATCGGAACGACTGGCGTGGCACGGCCGCCCGGTGGCTGCTGGAGCCGCACGCGGGCACCAGGCCTGCAGCGGCCCCCATGGCCCTGGCGCCGGCAGTCGGCGCCGCGCAGGGCGGGCCGGTGCTCGACCTGGTCGGGGGTCTGCCGCCGGTCGCCGTGGACGGGTTGGCGTTGAACGACTCCCAGGAACGTGCGCTCATCGCGGCCTCCCGGGACGCGGTCACGGTCGTGACGGGCCCACCTGGCACGGGCAAGAGCCAGCTCGTGGCCGCGGTGGTCGCCAACCAGTGGGTGTCCGGGCGCAGCGTGTTGGTGGCCTCGACGAACAACGGTGCGGTCGACGTCGCCGCGCGGCGGTGCGCGAGCCTGGACGAGGCGCTGCTGATCCGCACCGGCAACCGGGACCAACGTGACGCGCTGCCTGCGGTCCTGGAGGCGCTTGCCGCGCGCGGTGCGCAGCCCGGCCCGTCGCGCGCCGTGATCCGCCGCCAGCTCGAGGCGGGCGCGTCCGCCCGGGAGGCCGTGCACGGGCGCCTGGCCCAGCGGACCGCGGTGGAGGCCCAGCTTGCCCAGCTCGTGCTGGACGTCGAAGCCCTACGCACGGTGATCTGGGGTTCACCGCACCCGGGCCCCGCACATGACCGACGCACCGAGATCGCCCGACGCGCCGTCAAGGCGGCCGGATCACGGTGGGGGCGCGGGCGCGAGGAACGGCGACTGCTGACGCTGGCGGCTCCGAGCGTGCCTGGGGTGAGCGTGGGCGACGTCGCGGCCTGGGCCAGTGCTGAGGTGCGCGCCGACGAGCTCCGAGCGTTGCTCGGCGACTGGGGCCCGGCCGATCCAGTACGCGACCGCACCGAGCTCGCCGCCGCGGACGCCGCGTGGGCCGCGGCCGGCACGAGCGCGGTGCGCGACACCGTCCAGGAGCACCTGCACACCGGCAAGGCCGCGTTGCAGCAGGTGGCGCGCCTGCGTGCCGCGGCCCAGGCGGCGCGCACCGCCGCGGTGGTCCGGGCGTTGCCCCACGTGCCGGGGTGGGCATGCACCACCCTGTCGGTGCGACAGAGCTTCCCGCTGACGGCCGGACTATTCGATCTCTTGGTGATCGACGAGGCCAGCCAGTGCTCGATCGCGGACGTTCTGCCGTTGGCGTACCGGGCCAAACGGATCCTGGTGGTCGGTGACCCGAACCAGCTCACCCCTGTCGTCACCCTCACCAAGAGCGCACTGGAGCAGATCGCCACCGGTGCGGGCACGACGCACGCGCAGATGCACCAGCGGGCCCTGTCGGTGGGGCAGGACTCCGCGTACACGGCGTTCGCCGCCACGTGCCCCACTCCCCCGCAGCTGCTCGAGGAGCACTACCGGTGCCACCCGCAGATCGCCCAGTTCTTCAACGAGCAGTTCTACGCCGGCGCACTGCGGATCCTGACCGACGTCTCCACCCAGACCGGGAACGTGCGCGGGCTGTCCCTGGTCGAGGTCCCCGGGCGCACCCGCCGCGGCGAGAACGGCGGCGCACAGAACCTCGAGGAAGCCGACGCGGTGGTCGCGTGGGTCCTGGCCCACCTCGACGAGCCCGGCACCCTGGGGGTCGTGACCCCGTTCGCCGCCCAGGCCGCGCTCATCACCACCCGGCTGAGAACCGCACTCGGTGCGAGCGCCTGGGACGCGAAGGACGTCACCGTCGGCACCGCGCACCGCTTCCAGGGCGACGAACGCGACGTGATGCTCTTCTCCACGGTCCTGGCCGCAGATGCGAACCCCGGCACGGCCCGGTGGGTCGAAGAACAACGCAACCTCGTCAACGTCGCGGTCTCCCGGGCCCGGCGCGCCCTGGTCGTCTTCGCCGACACCACCTCCCTGGCCCAGACGCCCGTCCCGACCCTGCACGCCCTGGTGGCCATGGCGAGCGGAACAGCCGACCAGGCAACAGCAGCCCAGGACGCCCTGATCGAGGTCGCGGCCCTGCACTCCGACGCCGAACGGCGCCTGTTCGCCGCCCTCGCCCGCCGCGGACACACCCCCGAGCTCAAGGTCGTCGTCGAGGGCTACGAGCTCGACTTCGCACTGGACACCCCCACCGGTCCGCTCGACATCGAGGTCGACGGCGTCCACCACACCGACACCCGCGGACGCCAACGACGCCAAGACCTCGCCCGCGACCAGATCCTGGAATCGATCGGCTGGCGCGTCCTGCGGATCCCCGCCTGGCAGTGCCTCGCCGAACCCGACCGCGTGGCCACCGACGTGGAACGGACGATCGGCACGCGGCCTGTCGCGTCGCAGGGCAGGCATGCCGGCTGA
- a CDS encoding GTPase — MSGQHIAATELTARTDALEQAVTLAGSRVDETVARRVSGTVAGARERLALGVDHTLVALVGGTGSGKSSLFNAIAGLDFADVGVKRPTTADVTACVWGSTGEALLDWLGVASDRRIERESALDGDTEAPLRGLVLLDLPDHDSIEQTHRVIVDRLLPMVDLLVWVVDPQKYADDALHSGYLRHLVGHESAMTVVLNHIDTVRPEMRDELAADVSRLLVEDGLTGVQVMVASAREGVGIAEIRARLTDVVSRRSTAAVRLGAEVNDAAVALARAVAAPSPSRAPLPVDDVVDDLIAAAGLVAVADAVAAVVRGSSGSVPALGPVQPDSVDIARSRWLEALVGRAPESWLADVGARIASVDRLRVTVDEALGSLTLAARRSRLALALSVLAVVAVLAGVAMSAVAAGWWTVASLTDLSTVPAWALAAGALILAVALLALAGAAKRSAARRRSAAVLREGREKVAGVVRIALVEPTTAVLDERDRVEELTAVAQAGHSTDPSPARPPA, encoded by the coding sequence ATGAGCGGCCAGCACATCGCGGCCACCGAGCTCACCGCGCGGACCGATGCGCTCGAGCAGGCTGTCACGCTCGCGGGTAGCCGGGTCGACGAGACCGTCGCACGGCGGGTGTCCGGGACCGTGGCCGGTGCACGCGAGAGGCTCGCCCTCGGCGTCGACCACACGCTCGTCGCGCTCGTCGGGGGTACCGGATCGGGCAAGTCGAGCCTCTTCAACGCGATCGCCGGTCTCGACTTCGCCGACGTCGGCGTCAAGCGCCCCACCACGGCCGACGTCACCGCGTGCGTCTGGGGCAGCACGGGTGAAGCACTCCTCGACTGGCTCGGCGTCGCATCCGACCGGCGCATCGAGCGTGAGAGCGCACTGGACGGTGACACCGAGGCGCCGCTGCGCGGGCTGGTCCTCCTCGACCTGCCGGACCACGACTCGATCGAGCAGACCCACCGTGTGATCGTCGACAGGCTCCTCCCGATGGTCGACCTCCTCGTGTGGGTGGTGGACCCGCAGAAGTACGCCGACGACGCGCTGCACTCCGGTTACCTGCGGCACCTGGTCGGTCACGAGTCCGCGATGACGGTGGTGCTGAACCACATCGACACGGTCCGCCCGGAGATGCGCGACGAGCTGGCCGCGGACGTGTCACGGCTCCTGGTCGAGGACGGGTTGACAGGGGTGCAGGTGATGGTCGCCTCGGCGCGCGAGGGCGTCGGCATCGCCGAGATCCGCGCCCGGCTCACCGACGTCGTGAGCCGCCGGAGCACCGCTGCGGTCCGGCTCGGTGCCGAGGTCAACGACGCCGCGGTGGCGCTGGCACGCGCGGTGGCGGCGCCGTCGCCGTCTCGCGCGCCTCTCCCGGTCGACGACGTCGTGGACGATCTCATCGCTGCTGCAGGTCTGGTCGCGGTGGCGGACGCCGTCGCCGCTGTGGTCCGCGGGTCCTCGGGCTCGGTGCCGGCCCTCGGCCCCGTCCAGCCGGACTCGGTCGACATCGCACGGTCCCGGTGGCTCGAGGCCCTCGTCGGGCGTGCGCCCGAGTCGTGGCTCGCCGACGTCGGCGCCCGCATCGCCTCCGTGGACCGGCTGCGCGTCACTGTCGACGAGGCCCTCGGCTCCCTCACACTCGCGGCGCGACGGTCACGGCTCGCGCTCGCCCTGTCTGTCCTCGCGGTCGTCGCCGTCCTCGCCGGGGTGGCGATGTCAGCGGTGGCCGCGGGTTGGTGGACGGTCGCCTCGCTCACCGACCTGTCGACGGTGCCGGCCTGGGCCCTCGCGGCGGGCGCACTGATCTTGGCCGTGGCCCTGCTCGCTCTGGCGGGCGCCGCGAAGAGGTCGGCGGCTCGGCGCCGCTCGGCCGCCGTGCTGCGCGAGGGCCGGGAGAAGGTCGCCGGTGTCGTTCGGATCGCTCTGGTGGAGCCGACGACGGCAGTCCTCGACGAACGCGACCGCGTGGAGGAGCTGACCGCGGTCGCGCAGGCCGGCCACTCGACCGACCCGTCCCCAGCACGACCGCCGGCGTGA
- a CDS encoding DUF3732 domain-containing protein yields MQLVSLSLYSSRGQRETIPFTLGSLNVITGQSKTGKSVLVKLIDYCLGRSDVPTSAGKVEAALRWVGVVWQFADGGRAFVGRPLPKVGRTTNSQAMVRLGDETLQPPEFSELAANQTCTSMRVMLGERIGITESRVEPAPGSLRRPFRTGLGHAALLCLQSQDEISSSTHIFHRSDDWAQAQNLRDTLPYFLGAVPADQAALKGMLRGQQRQQLRLERDLEIAQRRAEGLDDELQSLLIEAADVGLTDRPELAAAPLTREELLTRLHRAAGTALQPSSQEPTSTSRTDVQDARRAAQAELEVAEDELDQLMGKRSLLLDESERGSEYADALEVQSGRLASINLLPRATDGDEQDPRSTATCPVCGQVGQVPDPTALQLRAALDVLDTRLRKIRRASPAKGLALAQVAGQIADAQGRVARARALVGAALSADSLVGADPQRRSDFVRGRIDAVLERAPSVDRTQIDQIAARIADVEQSVEDIQLQLSDDKARELLNSRLLGVGRDLTTYAKRLELEHSDREVRIDLSQLTIIADVDDVPVPLHRIGSAENWIGYHIASHLALHQSFIRHDRPVPRLLVIDQPSQGHYPSEMAKHPGRTQVDADEIAVRRLYSLIYEFVAANDGQFQVIVVDHANIDEPWFQDSIVVEWRRQDPDGQIRKLVPASWLTDEDPPEQS; encoded by the coding sequence ATGCAACTGGTCTCGCTCTCGCTCTACTCCTCCCGTGGGCAGCGCGAGACGATCCCCTTCACCCTCGGCTCGCTGAACGTCATCACCGGCCAGTCCAAGACCGGGAAGTCGGTGCTGGTCAAACTCATCGACTACTGCCTGGGCCGCTCGGACGTACCGACCTCGGCTGGGAAGGTCGAGGCCGCCCTGCGGTGGGTCGGTGTCGTCTGGCAGTTCGCCGATGGGGGCCGCGCGTTCGTGGGTCGCCCGCTGCCGAAGGTGGGACGCACTACGAACTCCCAGGCAATGGTCAGGCTCGGCGACGAGACGTTACAGCCGCCCGAGTTCAGCGAGTTGGCAGCGAACCAGACATGCACCTCCATGCGGGTAATGCTCGGCGAGCGCATCGGCATCACCGAGAGCCGCGTCGAACCGGCGCCCGGCTCGTTGCGCCGTCCGTTTCGAACGGGCCTGGGTCACGCCGCTCTGCTTTGCCTGCAGAGTCAGGACGAGATCTCGAGCTCGACGCACATCTTCCATCGCAGCGACGACTGGGCCCAGGCGCAGAATCTGCGCGACACGCTGCCGTACTTCCTCGGCGCAGTCCCAGCCGACCAGGCCGCCCTCAAGGGGATGCTGCGCGGGCAGCAGCGGCAACAACTGCGCCTCGAACGCGATCTTGAGATCGCCCAGAGGCGGGCCGAGGGACTCGACGACGAACTCCAGTCGTTGCTCATCGAGGCAGCTGACGTCGGGCTGACGGACCGACCGGAGCTCGCGGCGGCGCCCCTGACACGCGAGGAGCTACTGACACGACTGCACCGCGCCGCGGGCACCGCCCTGCAGCCAAGTTCGCAGGAGCCGACATCGACGTCACGCACCGACGTACAGGATGCGCGTCGTGCCGCTCAGGCCGAGCTCGAGGTTGCCGAAGACGAACTCGACCAACTCATGGGCAAGCGCTCGCTTCTCCTAGACGAGTCCGAACGTGGCAGCGAGTACGCCGATGCCCTGGAGGTCCAGAGCGGACGGCTGGCGAGCATCAACCTGCTGCCACGAGCGACTGACGGCGATGAGCAGGACCCGCGCAGCACCGCGACGTGCCCGGTATGCGGCCAAGTCGGCCAGGTGCCCGACCCGACCGCGTTGCAGCTACGCGCTGCGCTGGATGTGCTCGACACGCGCCTACGCAAGATCCGCCGCGCCTCACCGGCGAAGGGCTTGGCGCTGGCGCAGGTCGCTGGGCAGATCGCAGACGCGCAAGGCCGCGTCGCCCGTGCGCGGGCGCTCGTGGGCGCCGCGCTGAGTGCTGATTCCCTGGTCGGTGCGGACCCGCAGCGCAGGAGCGACTTCGTGCGCGGGCGCATTGATGCGGTGTTGGAGCGCGCGCCGAGCGTCGACCGTACGCAGATAGATCAGATTGCCGCCCGGATCGCGGACGTCGAGCAGTCGGTCGAGGACATACAATTGCAGCTGTCCGATGACAAGGCGCGCGAGCTGCTGAACTCGCGCCTCCTTGGGGTGGGTCGGGACCTGACGACGTACGCGAAGCGCCTCGAACTTGAGCACTCCGACCGGGAGGTACGTATTGACCTGTCGCAGCTCACCATCATCGCGGATGTTGACGACGTGCCGGTCCCCCTGCACCGGATCGGCAGCGCGGAGAACTGGATCGGCTATCACATCGCAAGTCACCTGGCCTTGCACCAGTCGTTCATCCGCCACGACCGCCCGGTCCCACGTCTTCTAGTCATCGACCAGCCATCGCAGGGGCACTACCCGTCTGAGATGGCTAAACACCCCGGGCGCACTCAGGTAGACGCTGACGAGATCGCCGTGCGGCGTCTGTACTCACTGATCTACGAGTTCGTGGCCGCGAATGACGGCCAATTCCAGGTGATCGTGGTCGACCACGCCAACATCGACGAGCCCTGGTTCCAGGACTCGATTGTCGTAGAGTGGCGCAGGCAGGATCCGGACGGCCAGATCCGCAAGCTCGTGCCAGCATCTTGGCTCACGGATGAGGACCCGCCCGAGCAGTCGTGA
- a CDS encoding KTSC domain-containing protein yields the protein MSATRPGSHARDPSVPPPVDPELTRLSVRWTHRALRTVIAVWLIAGLVGAVSDALSRYGHLTWILVWGGRGGVGFVWQLQVPKGRLAVVALAVTGVAVIPSLIGASRMFTAARTGRPHRGPSLWSIVGVILAVALGSNIIGCFVLSEIYGPTSDAVLVAGFAPQVLGLFGGLVIGSAVRTRYNPWTWTDRRSRPAPGALQKRRRDARVLTVTLDPETTVLTATYADGSRYQYTGVSEQEHELVSAGSRIDQVEFLGRIAQAKSFRRLGEDGWRPAPSTDEIGLPPPTGPAGHRTSCSASAHRPGTPIRGLPAHPVPTPAGSRSHPPG from the coding sequence GTGAGCGCGACGCGACCGGGGAGCCATGCCCGCGACCCGTCCGTTCCCCCGCCGGTCGATCCTGAGCTGACGCGGCTGTCGGTACGGTGGACCCACCGTGCGTTGCGAACGGTGATCGCCGTCTGGTTGATCGCAGGCCTTGTCGGCGCCGTCAGTGACGCTCTGAGTCGCTACGGGCATCTGACCTGGATCCTGGTGTGGGGTGGGCGCGGCGGCGTGGGCTTCGTGTGGCAGCTCCAGGTGCCGAAGGGCAGACTCGCCGTCGTCGCGCTCGCCGTAACGGGTGTTGCGGTGATCCCGTCGCTGATCGGCGCCTCACGGATGTTCACGGCTGCGCGGACGGGGCGCCCGCATCGCGGTCCGTCCTTGTGGTCGATCGTGGGAGTCATCCTCGCCGTTGCCCTGGGGTCCAACATCATCGGGTGCTTCGTCCTGTCGGAGATCTACGGACCTACCTCCGACGCGGTGCTCGTCGCCGGGTTCGCCCCGCAGGTGCTGGGCCTTTTCGGTGGTCTGGTCATCGGGAGCGCCGTTCGGACGCGATACAACCCCTGGACGTGGACCGATCGTCGTAGTCGCCCCGCACCAGGTGCCCTGCAGAAGCGGCGACGGGACGCACGCGTGCTGACCGTGACGCTCGATCCGGAGACCACCGTGTTGACGGCCACGTACGCCGACGGCTCCCGGTACCAGTACACGGGAGTAAGCGAGCAGGAACACGAGCTCGTCTCGGCCGGCTCCCGGATCGACCAGGTGGAGTTCCTCGGCCGGATCGCCCAAGCCAAGTCCTTCCGTCGCCTCGGCGAGGACGGGTGGCGACCGGCTCCGAGCACCGATGAGATCGGCCTTCCCCCGCCGACTGGACCCGCTGGGCACAGGACTTCCTGCTCGGCGAGCGCCCACCGACCGGGGACACCCATCCGCGGGCTCCCCGCGCACCCCGTGCCAACGCCCGCCGGGTCGAGGTCACACCCACCGGGGTGA